In the Candidatus Desulfatibia profunda genome, AAGAATCAGGCTCAGGAGAAATCCAGGGCAAGTATAGAATACTTATAAATAACATAAATTTATAAAAAATCAATTATCCTGTTCAAGTCTTCTACAAACCTCTCGATATTGATTGAATACGCTGCCGGCGGAAACGGCCATGACTATCGCTTGAATCGTTCCGAGTTCTTCCTCGGTGACACCTTTCTCCTTGGCCGCGCCGGTAAGCATTTCCATACACGGGTAGCAACCCACGGCCATGGCAGCACCCAGCTCGATCATAAATGTTGTTTTTGGATCCAACACTCCGTTGGCAATCATTGCCCTGTGAAAATCGATAAAACTCTTCTTCAGGTTCTCAGGTATCATGGTAGTCTCCTTTCAGTAAATTATGGTTTTTGGTTATTTGATTGAAGATCCCTGCAGCAAATTGCAGGGAATGTTCTGCCTTACGGCAGTGCTTCGCAGCGACGGTAAGGAATTCTGCTGTTTTAATATTCGCGCTCGCGATTTCAGTTCATAAACAGGACTCAAGCTTGACTTTAAAACCCTATCGAGATATATGAATATAAAACGTTAGATATCGAGTCAAACGATTTGTTTCGATCTGACAAATCGAAATTTTTGATCGAAAGGTGGCGCTATGGAAATTCGACAGCTCAGGACATTCCAGACAGTTGCCCGGCTTCTCAGCTTTAACCGGGCTGCTGAACACCTCCACTACGCCCAGTCCAGCATATCCGCGCAAATTCAGTCCCTGGAAGAAGAACTGGGTGTGCAGCTTTTTGATCGTTTGGGCAGGGGCATATTACTGACCGAAGCCGGAAAACGACTGTTACAATATGCCGAAAAGATACTTGATTTGGCAGATCAAACCCGATCCGAAGTGGCCGGCGCCAGAGAGTTGACCGGTTCCTTGACAATTAAGATGCCGGAAACACTCGGTGTTCACCGTTTACCGCCGGTTATCAAAGCGTTTAGGGCTCGTTTTCCAAAGGTTCGCTTGAGTTTCACCTCCTGTACGCATGAAGGCCTTCAGAAAGACCTTCGCAAAGGCATCACCGATCTGGCGTTTCTGCTGGCCGAATCGATTCAGGCTGCCGATCTTGCAGCAGAAGTCCTGGGGATCGAGACGTTGGTGCTGGTAGCCCATCCCGACCACCGTTTGGCGGCACAACCGGTGGTTCACGCCCGAGACCTGAAGGGCGAAACGATTCTTTTTTCAAAGGTGGATTGCAGTTACCGCCGGAGTTTGGAGTCGATTCTGGACACAGAAAACATTCGATACGACGCGGCCCTCGAATTCAACAGCGTGGCGGCGATCAAACAGTGTGTCATGACGGGTGTAGGGATTACCGTCCTGCCTGAAATTACCGTAGCAGAAGATATTTCTAAAGGACGCCTGGCGGCTTTATCATGGGCCGAGGGAACACTGGAGGTTGCCATACTGATGATATGGTACCGGGACCGGTGGCTTTCTCCCACGTTAAGTGCCTTTATGGAAATTGTAAGAGAAGTGTTCAATGAAACCTGAGAAAGGATTTAATTGAAGATGTGAAACGCTTTTTATTAAAATTTTCAATCCTGGCGTCCATGCTGCTTGGGCTGCCCATGCTGGGTATCGTGCTGGCGGGGTATCCGCTTTCCAGGTATCTGGAGTTTCCTCCTGAAACACGGTACATTACCCCTGCGCCTTTCTCATGGACAGCTTTCATCGTGTATGCCCTTTTTATCATAGCAGCAGTTTTGCCGCTGCTCATTGCGGCGATCCGGTCGATCCGGCGGTTTAAGCCCCAAGCCCCGACCATCCTGCCGTTTCCGTGGTGGGGCCGGATAGGTGTTATCACCGGCGCAATATTCTGGGTCCTGGCCTGGACCCGTTTTTCCTGGTTTGCCGGACTGCAGCCGCATACGTTCACTCCCTTGTGGCTTTCGTATATCCTGGTAATCAATGCCCTGTGTTATCGACGCAGCGGCCGCTGCATGCTGATCGACCGCACCGGATATTTTCTGATCCTTTTCCCGGCAAGTGCCGCTTTCTGGTGGTTCTTTGAATACCTGAACCGGTTTGTTCAGAACTGGCATTACAGCGGCGTCCATTATGGCCCTTGGAAGTATTTCTGCCTTGCGACCCTTTCGTTTTCGACCGTTCTGCCCGCGGTTTTGGGAACCCGGGAATGGATCGCCGGCTTTTCCTGGCTTCAAAAGGGATTTTCAAATTTTCTGCCGCTGAACATTTTACGCCCCAGGACGGCGGCCTGGACCGTTTTGGTAATATCTGCAGCCGGCCTGGCCGGCATTGGCGTCCGGCCGAATTGTCTGTTTGCACTGCTCTGGGCATCCCCCCTGTTGATCATCGTTTCCCTTCAAGCCTTAATGAAAGAGCCGCAGGTGTTGTCAGAGATTCCCCGAGGCGACTGGCGCCGTGTGATCTCTTCAGCCTGCGCCGCCCTATTTTGCGGCCTGTTCTGGGAAATGTGGAACTTTTGGAGTCTTGCCAAATGGCAGTACAGCGTCCCCTTTGTCCATCGGTTTCAAATCTTTGAAATGCCGATTCTGGGCTACGCCGGATATCTGCCCTTTGGGCTGGAGTGCCTCGTCATCGGCGAAATCCTATCCCGAATTTTTAATCAGGAACATCAAACCTAAAGAGCTAACCAAAACAATTCGTTAAATTTTTACCAGCTCATAACTGCGGCTGCCAAGACCTATCTTTTCAGCGTAATCAAGCTGGATCGGCCAGTCTATTTCAGGATACACCCCCCTGAACTTATCCCCTCCGCGTTGAGTGTTGGTTTGCAGGCATGAGTCCGGCAGAGCCTGTTCCTGGTTCACCAGATCGACCGAGGCCTGGTCGATGGCAACCGGATCCTTGGCGGCAAGGATACCGATATCCCTGACGATCGCAGCATCGTTGTGACCGTAACAGTCGCAGGCCGGAGAGACATCGGTAATGAAATTTAGATGCAGGGTTTTGCCCGCTTTGTTTTTCAAAACGCCCATCGTGTATTCCACCATTTTTTCCAGAAAAATGGGTACGGCCTGATTCCACTGGATCTCAATAGCGCCCTCGGGGCAGATGAGGATACATTCCCCGCAGCCGATACACTTTTTGGTGTTGATCACCGCCTTTTCTTTTTCAAGGGAAAGGGCCTT is a window encoding:
- a CDS encoding carboxymuconolactone decarboxylase family protein, translating into MIPENLKKSFIDFHRAMIANGVLDPKTTFMIELGAAMAVGCYPCMEMLTGAAKEKGVTEEELGTIQAIVMAVSAGSVFNQYREVCRRLEQDN
- a CDS encoding LysR family transcriptional regulator — translated: MEIRQLRTFQTVARLLSFNRAAEHLHYAQSSISAQIQSLEEELGVQLFDRLGRGILLTEAGKRLLQYAEKILDLADQTRSEVAGARELTGSLTIKMPETLGVHRLPPVIKAFRARFPKVRLSFTSCTHEGLQKDLRKGITDLAFLLAESIQAADLAAEVLGIETLVLVAHPDHRLAAQPVVHARDLKGETILFSKVDCSYRRSLESILDTENIRYDAALEFNSVAAIKQCVMTGVGITVLPEITVAEDISKGRLAALSWAEGTLEVAILMIWYRDRWLSPTLSAFMEIVREVFNET